One stretch of Podospora bellae-mahoneyi strain CBS 112042 chromosome 2, whole genome shotgun sequence DNA includes these proteins:
- a CDS encoding hypothetical protein (EggNog:ENOG503NYA3; COG:S) — MALTAQVHFLDGTLSLIHIPLSLYPTLLQPILRLLLPQSRGSPLDLNFDSLTLDSSQHGFLNISVTPLECSIVCHSSWAKTIFEPAIKQLPRDAAKTVIISKDDYVVFSVISVGMDAGSRVADLTSPLALANIPLFFITTYYSDFILVPVKDRQAVEKTLLSQGFVFSEDNDDNFPFTSPYSTNHGRRASQGSSLNELTTTDRQQPPPPSAIPELQERTFDNLTKRNVVPYVEQGLLLVQCSGRQDNNIIGGYSERPSAFQSNGHGSRNRHSAHKPCWADTVDTKLYTGLVSALVSQPRFFSITLAQDDPPSLLLDRELVGIFGDSLVGATTEGGISLVPIFLDLSSLPIEATGIVSGVAGTLVKELKEKYGVVEEEDGDGGRRGRGSAQEEELELSFLSTVRAGAVILGQEVSIRAMEALSRVLVREEK; from the exons ATGGCGTTGACCGCTCAAGTACACTTCTTG GATGGCACCTTGAGTCtcatccacatccccctGAGCCTCTACCCTACCTTACTCCAGCCCATACTCcgactcctccttccacaaAGCCGTGGCTCACCACTCGATCTGAACTTTGACAGCCTCACCCTGGACAGCAGTCAACATGGCTTCCTCAACATCAGCGTCACCCCTCTCGAGTGCTCCATAGTCTGCCACTCCTCCTGGGCCAAAACAATCTTTGAACCAGCCATCAAGCAATTACCCCGCGACGCGGCCAAAAcagtcatcatctccaaagATGACTACGTCGTCTTCTCCGTCATCAGCGTCGGGATGGACGCCGGGTCTCGAGTAGCggacctcacctcccccttggcCCTagccaacatccccctcttTTTCATCACGACCTATTACTCTGacttcatcctcgtcccaGTCAAAGACAGGCAGGCGGTCGAGAAGACGTTGCTATCACAGGGGTTTGTCTTTTCGGAAGACAATGATGACAACTTCCCTTTTACATCCCCTTACAGCACCAACCACGGCAGGAGGGCGAGTCAAGGCAGCAGCTTGAACGAACTCACCACCACGgaccgacaacaaccaccgccaccgtccGCGATCCCGGAGCTCCAGGAGAGGACGTTTGACAATCTCACAAAGAGGAACGTGGTCCCTTATGTCGAGCAGggtctgctgctggtgcAGTGCTCGGGCAGGCAGGACAATAACATAATAGGGGGTTACTCGGAACGGCCGTCTGCCTTTCAGAGCAACGGGCATGGGAGCCGCAACCGGCATTCTGCGCACAAGCCGTGCTGGGCCGATACGGTTGATACTAAGCTTTATACTGGGCTGGTGTCGGCTTTGGTGTCCCAGCCGAGGTTTTTCAGTATCACACTGGCGCAGGACGATCCGCCTTCGTTGCTGCTGGATagggagttggtggggatTTTTGGGGATAGTCTTGTTGGGGCGACGACGGAGGGGGGGATTTCGCTTGTGCCGATTTTTCTGGACTTGAGCAGTCTGCCCATCGAGGCGACGGGGATTGTGAGCGGGGTGGCGGGGacgttggtgaaggagctgaaggagaagtacggggtggtggaggaggaggatggggatggtgggaggagggggagggggagtgcgcaggaggaggagttggagttgAGTTTTTTGAGCACGGTGAgggcgggggcggtgatTTTGGGGCAGGAGGTTAGTATTAGGGCGATGGAGGCTTTGAGCAGGGTtctggtgagggaggagaagtgA
- a CDS encoding hypothetical protein (EggNog:ENOG503NWG1; COG:S) has protein sequence MSRCRVLSIDASARADMTPVPLIQLTRGPHPNFNHLSFSQLTTYTNATPHLPAHLQHILSPQSSPRLPTNPHQRPKPQQTMNEALQDEISALNSIYGDSTLLPSPTDPPTSSIYILTLPPLDPSSPPSSSLLIQFPPSYPDVPPSTLSTHSSNPALPKGTAARDLSLFRDAITQVHTPGQVCLFDAIESFNDLLTLATSPVPSPPPSPSPPPQSQAETSLPPPPWILSAPFTELKSTFLARTSPVTSVSQAKGYLAHLLATDKKVRSATHNITAWRIRGENGTTYQDCDDDGETAAGGRLLHLMQVMDLWDVMVVVTRWYGGQKLGPRRFALINMAARDGFVRAGLVTEEKEGGRKKGR, from the coding sequence ATGTCTCGTTGTCGAGTCCTCAGCATCGATGCATCGGCCCGAGCCGACATGACCCCGGTCCCACTTATTCAACTCACCCGTGGGCCTCACCCGAATTTCAACCACCTCTCATTTTCACAACTCACCACTTATACAAACGCCACTCCTCACCTTCCCGCACACCTCCAACACATTCTCTCACCTCAATCCTCACCACGTCTCCCGACAAACCCTCATCAACGCCCGAAACCACAACAAACAATGAACGAAGCCCTCCAAGACGAAATCTCAGCCCTAAACTCCATCTACGGCGactcaaccctcctcccctcccccaccgacccccccacctcctcaatctACATCCTCACCCTACCCCCCCTGgacccttcctcccccccatcctcctccctcctcatccaatTCCCCCCTTCCTACCCCGACgtccccccatcaaccctctcaacccactcctccaacccagccctcCCAAAAGGCACCGCAGCCCGcgacctctccctcttcaggGACGCAATCACCCAAGTCCACACCCCAGGCCAAGTCTGCCTCTTTGACGCAATCGAATCCTTCAACGACCTCCTCACTTTGGCCACCTCCCCAgtcccatcaccccccccctccccctctccgcccccccaatcccaagccgaaacctccctccccccacctccttgGATCCTAAGCGCCCCCTTCACCGAGCTTAAGTCAACCTTCCTAGCCCGCACCAGCCCGGTAACATCCGTCTCCCAAGCAAAAGGCTATCTCGCGCACCTGCTGGCAACAGACAAAAAAGTGAGGTCGGCGACACATAATATCACCGCTTGGCGGATCAGAGGCGAAAACGGGACGACTTATCAAGATtgtgacgacgacggggagACGGCCGCGGGAGGGAGGCTGCTTCACCTGATGCAGGTTATGGACTTGTGGGatgtcatggtggtggtgacgcGGTGGTATGGAGGGCAGAAGCTGGGGCCGAGGCGGTTCGCGTTGATTAATATGGCTGCTAGGGATGGGTTTGTCAGGGCTGGATTGGTGactgaggagaaggagggggggaggaagaaggggaggtga
- a CDS encoding hypothetical protein (EggNog:ENOG503P4JR; COG:S) → MVTLENIQPSVQADEGTHTAFFYGTLMVPDVFYTVCYNQSNVPPEIKALHTFTPAILPGYIRRRVRGADYPGITPDKDHKVFGMYASGLTNANINKLDIFEGGQYVRKTVEVKLLEKVGDVKGEGNVEGETKKAEVYVFHPDHEDELEDREWDLEEFRREKMQRWTRAGYVFDGCDPNDPAKVEAAV, encoded by the exons atgGTCACCCTAGAGAATATTCAACCCAGCGTCCAAGCCGACGAGGGGACTCACACGGCCTTCTTTTACG GCACCCTCATGGTCCCAGACGTCTTCTACACCGTCTGCTACAACCAATCCAACGTCCCACCCGAGATCAAAGCCCTCCACACCTtcacccccgccatcctccccggCTACATCCGCCGCCGCGTTCGAGGCGCCGACTACCCCGGCATCACCCCGGACAAAGACCACAAAGTCTTTGGCATGTACGCCTCCGGCCTCACAaacgccaacatcaacaagctgGACATTTTTGAGGGGGGGCAGTACGTGAGGAAAACGGTCGAGGTGAAGTtgctggagaaggtgggggatgtgaagggggaggggaacgTGGAAGGAGAGACGAAAAAGGCAGAGGTGTATGTTTTCCATCCGGATCAcgaggatgagctggaggataGGGAgtgggatttggaggagtttAGACGGGAGAAGATGCAGAGGTGGACGAGGGCGGGGTATGTTTTTGATGGGTGTGATCCCAATGATCCGGCAAAGGTGGAGGCTGCTGTGTAA
- a CDS encoding hypothetical protein (CAZy:AA11; EggNog:ENOG503P0B9), whose amino-acid sequence MFFTKSVLAVGGLATLSQAHMLLRTPVPYTSPALVQDPLDPTGANFPCQARADTQFVGTATPMEKGSTQIMAFTGSAVHGGGSCQVSITYDNPPTAASVWKVLHSIQGGCPARNQAGNILPDNAALEGVDNYEYTIPADIPTGNATIAWTWVNKVGNREFYMNCAPVSIEGPEGSEDALAALPDMFTANIGGDCTTVGADSKDILFPNPGNSVETNGDVSAMVPPTGNCGGGAAARAVRGRRAAKFAA is encoded by the coding sequence ATGTTCTTCACCAAGTCTGTCCTTGCCGTCGGTGGCCTTGCCACTCTTTCCCAGGCTCACATGCTCCTCCGAACCCCCGTCCCCTACACCAGCCCTGCTCTTGTCCAGGATCCTCTCGACCCTACGGGCGCCAACTTCCCCTGCCAGGCCCGCGCCGATACCCAGTTCGTCGGTACCGCTACCCCGATGGAGAAGGGGTCGACTCAGATCATGGCCTTCACCGGCTCTGCTGTCCACGGTGGTGGCTCTTGCCAGGTTTCCATCACCTATGACAAcccgcccaccgccgcctctgTCTGGAAGGTCCTCCACTCGATCCAGGGTGGCTGCCCTGCCCGCAACCAAGCTGGCAACATTCTTCCCGACAACGCTGCGCTCGAGGGTGTGGACAACTACGAATACACCATCCCCGCTGACATCCCAACGGGCAACGCCACCATTGCTTGGACCTGGGTCAACAAGGTCGGCAACCGTGAGTTCTACATGAACTGCGCCCCTGTCAGCATCGAGGGTCCCGAGGGCAGCGAAGATGCTCTTGCTGCTCTCCCCGACATGTTCACGGCCAACATTGGTGGTGACTGCACCACTGTCGGAGCTGATAGCAAAGATATCTTGTTCCCCAACCCTGGCAACTCCGTTGAGACCAACGGCGATGTGTCTGCCATGGTTCCCCCTACTGGCAactgcggtggtggtgctgctgctcgcgCCGTCCGTGGCCGTCGCGCTGCCAAGTTCGCTGCTTGA